A genomic window from Nocardioides rotundus includes:
- a CDS encoding pilus assembly protein TadG-related protein, giving the protein MRRRDEAGQTTIMIVGFAVVLMMTIVVVVDASAAYLQRQGLDNVADGAALAGADAGANGEEVYVGGLDERLDVFAASAEQGVADYLRGTGAFRRYPGLTHRVRIDATENEVVVEVVAPLDLPLTIPGAPTRARIGSVGSAVVRTDREP; this is encoded by the coding sequence ATGCGGCGACGCGACGAGGCCGGGCAGACGACGATCATGATCGTCGGGTTCGCGGTGGTGCTGATGATGACCATCGTGGTGGTCGTCGACGCCTCCGCGGCCTACCTGCAGCGGCAGGGGCTGGACAACGTCGCCGACGGCGCCGCGCTCGCCGGTGCGGACGCCGGCGCGAACGGCGAGGAGGTGTACGTCGGCGGGTTGGACGAGCGGCTCGACGTCTTCGCCGCCTCGGCCGAGCAGGGGGTGGCCGACTATCTGCGGGGGACCGGCGCGTTCCGGCGCTATCCCGGTCTGACCCACCGGGTCCGGATCGACGCCACGGAGAACGAGGTCGTCGTCGAGGTCGTCGCCCCGCTCGACCTGCCGCTCACCATCCCCGGCGCGCCCACCCGGGCGCGGATCGGCTCGGTCGGGTCCGCCGTGGTGCGCACGGATCGCGAGCCCTGA
- a CDS encoding zinc-binding metallopeptidase family protein — protein sequence MPWIFGQRFNRVTKGVVYPCDRAEAEERNRTGSKEYAAVLKDDDDRTRLALQVDTAPDGGPVVFVYQFDDQQRIWLKYLFGAARDRDGLFLESLSHMEYAGPDDKESVRSTTVRIKPDGRAYMEELDKEADTYTKSEGTKDPAMLEENYEPMPAFGDWASVTRIERSRPVDQQPPESGSWLVLKNPV from the coding sequence ATGCCCTGGATCTTCGGACAGCGGTTCAACCGCGTCACCAAAGGCGTGGTTTACCCGTGTGACCGGGCCGAGGCCGAGGAGCGGAACCGCACCGGCAGCAAGGAGTACGCCGCCGTCCTCAAGGACGACGACGACCGCACCCGCCTCGCGCTCCAAGTGGATACCGCACCCGATGGTGGCCCGGTCGTGTTTGTCTACCAGTTCGACGACCAGCAAAGGATCTGGCTGAAGTACCTCTTCGGGGCGGCTCGTGACCGCGACGGCCTCTTCCTGGAGAGCCTGTCGCACATGGAGTACGCGGGCCCGGACGACAAGGAATCCGTGCGCAGCACGACGGTTCGGATCAAACCCGACGGACGCGCGTACATGGAGGAGCTCGATAAGGAAGCCGACACCTACACCAAGTCGGAGGGCACCAAGGATCCCGCGATGCTCGAAGAGAATTACGAGCCGATGCCCGCGTTCGGCGACTGGGCCTCCGTCACACGCATCGAGCGCAGTCGACCCGTCGACCAGCAGCCCCCCGAATCCGGATCCTGGCTCGTCCTGAAGAACCCCGTCTAG
- a CDS encoding FAD-binding and (Fe-S)-binding domain-containing protein — protein MLHVTKSSGLTADLIAIGVRDVTDATAVRAAYSTDASLYRVVPDAVAFPASTEELHACAALAAERGVPLTMRGAGTSIAGNAVGSGLVVDTSRHLNRVLSVDPEAGTAVVQPGVVQADLQSAAAPYGLRFGPDPSTSSRCTIGGMIGNNACGSRSLGYGRTSDNVLALRGVFGTGTPFDTAARAADGGPATAEERALVELAAGELALIRTRFGRFARQVSGYAMERLLPEHGRDVASFLVGSEGTLAVLSEATVRLVRPPAHRVLVALGFPDIVGAADATPAVLGFDPVACEGMDRRLVNILRAQRGDVVPPLPRGEAWLFVELADDDAGALRKRADRLAAEIDCLEATVVTDAAAMAALWGVRADGAGLAGRSPAGLPAYAGWEDAAVPPEGLGAYLREFDELTDSYGLTTSPYGHFGEGCVHVRLDLPLQRADGPQVLADFMAAAADLVVAHGGSLSGEHGDGRARSELLPRMFSPEVIRMFGEVKRICDPDVRLNPGVLVEPNALNADLRFPTPPSRSLGLAFAADGGDFAQAVHRCTGVGKCRADTSASGGVMCPSFQATRDELHSTRGRARLLQEMVNGTLVEEGWRSPEVHEALDLCLSCKGCASDCPTGTDMASMKAEVLYRSYRGRVRPRTHYTLGRLPSLLRLGRRIPGALAAGLRLADAVGPLKRLAGVDPRRSLPRPAPRAWAPDDVPTLDAVDLGSLDHPVLLLPDTFTTQFAPEVGDAAVAVLRDAGYTPVLPTDPVCCGLTLISTGQLDAARSTLASTARALAPAVEAGVPVVGLEPSCTAVLRHELPELVTGDRAAGLSAATTTLAGLLARTPGWTPPRLDGVEVVAQPHCHQHAILGWQPDADLLAATGAEVRPVGGCCGLAGNFGMEQGHYEVSTAVFGHDLGPALADRPDAVFLADGFSCRTQAADLAGRRGVHLAQLLASPRNHPLQPSRR, from the coding sequence ATGTTACATGTGACCAAGAGCTCTGGCCTGACTGCTGACCTCATCGCCATCGGGGTGCGCGACGTCACCGACGCCACGGCGGTGCGGGCGGCGTACTCCACCGACGCCTCGCTCTATCGCGTGGTCCCGGACGCGGTCGCCTTCCCCGCCTCCACCGAGGAGCTGCACGCCTGTGCCGCGCTCGCGGCCGAGCGCGGGGTGCCGCTGACCATGCGCGGCGCGGGGACCTCGATCGCCGGCAACGCGGTCGGCAGCGGACTGGTCGTGGACACCTCGCGGCACCTCAACCGGGTGCTCTCGGTGGATCCCGAGGCCGGGACCGCGGTGGTGCAGCCGGGCGTGGTGCAGGCGGACCTGCAGTCCGCGGCGGCGCCGTACGGCCTCCGCTTCGGCCCGGACCCGTCCACCTCCTCGCGCTGCACGATCGGCGGGATGATCGGCAACAACGCCTGCGGCTCCCGCAGTCTGGGATACGGCCGGACCAGCGACAACGTGCTGGCGCTGCGCGGCGTCTTCGGCACGGGGACGCCCTTCGACACCGCCGCGCGGGCGGCCGACGGTGGGCCGGCGACGGCCGAGGAGCGCGCGCTGGTGGAGCTCGCGGCCGGCGAGCTCGCGCTGATCAGGACCCGGTTCGGCCGGTTCGCGCGGCAGGTGTCCGGCTACGCGATGGAGCGGCTGCTGCCCGAGCACGGTCGCGACGTTGCATCCTTCCTCGTCGGGTCGGAGGGCACGCTGGCCGTGCTGTCCGAGGCGACGGTGCGGCTGGTCCGGCCACCGGCGCACCGGGTCCTGGTGGCGCTCGGCTTCCCCGACATCGTCGGCGCGGCCGACGCCACGCCCGCGGTGCTCGGCTTCGACCCGGTCGCCTGCGAGGGGATGGACCGCCGCCTGGTGAACATCCTGCGGGCCCAGCGCGGCGACGTGGTGCCCCCGCTCCCCCGTGGCGAGGCCTGGCTGTTCGTCGAGCTCGCCGACGACGACGCCGGGGCCCTGCGCAAGCGGGCCGACCGTCTGGCCGCGGAGATCGACTGCCTGGAGGCGACCGTGGTCACCGACGCCGCGGCGATGGCCGCCCTGTGGGGCGTTCGCGCCGACGGCGCCGGGCTGGCGGGCCGGTCGCCGGCGGGGCTGCCGGCCTACGCCGGGTGGGAGGACGCCGCCGTGCCGCCGGAGGGGCTGGGGGCCTACCTGCGCGAGTTCGACGAGCTGACCGACTCCTACGGGCTGACCACGTCGCCGTACGGCCACTTCGGCGAGGGGTGCGTCCACGTCCGGCTGGACCTGCCGCTGCAGCGAGCCGACGGGCCACAGGTGCTGGCGGACTTCATGGCGGCCGCGGCCGACCTCGTCGTGGCGCACGGCGGCTCTCTGTCGGGCGAGCACGGCGATGGGAGAGCGCGCAGCGAGCTGCTGCCGCGGATGTTCTCCCCCGAGGTGATCCGGATGTTCGGCGAGGTGAAGCGGATCTGCGACCCCGACGTCCGGCTCAACCCGGGGGTGCTGGTGGAGCCGAACGCGCTGAACGCCGACCTGCGCTTCCCCACTCCGCCCTCGCGGAGCCTCGGGCTGGCCTTCGCCGCGGACGGCGGGGACTTCGCCCAGGCGGTGCACCGGTGCACCGGCGTCGGCAAGTGCCGGGCCGACACCTCGGCGTCGGGCGGGGTGATGTGCCCGTCGTTCCAGGCGACCCGGGACGAGCTGCACTCGACTCGCGGCCGGGCGCGGCTGCTGCAGGAGATGGTCAACGGCACCCTGGTCGAGGAGGGCTGGCGCTCGCCGGAGGTGCACGAGGCGCTGGACCTGTGCCTGTCGTGCAAGGGCTGCGCCTCGGACTGCCCCACCGGCACCGACATGGCGTCGATGAAGGCCGAGGTGCTCTATCGCAGCTACCGCGGCCGGGTGCGGCCGCGCACCCACTACACGCTGGGGCGGCTGCCGTCACTGCTGCGGCTCGGCCGTCGGATCCCTGGCGCGCTCGCTGCGGGGCTGCGGCTGGCCGACGCGGTCGGGCCGCTGAAGCGGCTGGCCGGGGTGGACCCGCGCCGGTCGCTGCCGCGGCCGGCGCCTCGGGCGTGGGCGCCGGACGACGTACCCACCCTCGACGCGGTCGACCTCGGATCCCTCGACCACCCGGTGTTGCTGCTGCCGGACACCTTCACCACGCAGTTCGCGCCCGAGGTCGGGGACGCCGCGGTGGCGGTGCTGCGCGATGCCGGCTACACCCCCGTCCTGCCCACGGACCCCGTCTGCTGCGGGCTCACGCTCATCTCGACCGGCCAGCTGGACGCGGCGCGCTCGACGCTCGCCTCGACCGCCCGTGCCCTGGCCCCCGCGGTGGAGGCGGGCGTTCCGGTGGTGGGGCTCGAACCGTCGTGTACGGCGGTGCTGCGGCACGAGCTGCCCGAGCTCGTCACCGGTGATCGGGCGGCCGGGTTGAGCGCCGCGACGACCACGCTCGCCGGCCTGCTCGCGCGCACGCCGGGCTGGACGCCACCGCGGCTGGACGGCGTCGAGGTGGTCGCGCAACCGCACTGCCACCAGCACGCGATCCTGGGCTGGCAGCCTGACGCGGATCTGCTCGCGGCGACCGGTGCCGAGGTCCGCCCCGTCGGCGGCTGCTGCGGGCTCGCGGGGAACTTCGGGATGGAGCAGGGGCACTACGAGGTCTCCACGGCGGTCTTCGGCCACGATCTGGGCCCGGCCCTGGCCGACCGCCCGGACGCGGTGTTCCTCGCCGACGGCTTCTCCTGCCGTACCCAGGCCGCCGACCTCGCCGGCCGCCGCGGCGTCCACCTGGCCCAGCTCCTGGCGTCCCCCCGCAACCACCCCCTCCAGCCGAGTCGGCGCTAA
- a CDS encoding TadE/TadG family type IV pilus assembly protein, with translation MTSRPRREDGAAVVDFVLVMVLLVPIFLGILQVALVLHVRNTLASAASEGARYGATFDRSPADGAARTREQIAGAVSARYARSVSGRQTTLNGAPAVVVNVRAQVPALGFAGPAVTLNVSGHAVEEEP, from the coding sequence GTGACTTCCCGGCCCCGGCGCGAGGACGGCGCCGCCGTCGTGGACTTCGTGCTGGTGATGGTCCTGCTCGTGCCGATCTTCCTCGGCATCCTGCAGGTCGCCCTGGTGCTGCACGTCCGCAACACCCTCGCCTCGGCGGCGTCGGAGGGAGCGAGGTACGGCGCGACCTTCGACCGCAGCCCAGCCGACGGAGCCGCCCGGACCCGCGAGCAGATCGCCGGCGCGGTCTCGGCCCGCTACGCCCGCTCGGTCAGCGGCCGGCAGACCACCCTCAACGGCGCCCCTGCGGTGGTGGTGAACGTGCGGGCCCAGGTCCCCGCGCTCGGCTTCGCCGGGCCGGCCGTCACGCTCAACGTGTCCGGGCATGCCGTGGAGGAGGAGCCGTGA
- a CDS encoding ion channel yields MILLLERLRRRAGRSSPWLLPLLIAGFVFVTGWAAMALAQPGSEIAAPENFWWWFVVTATTVGYGDYYPETTGGRLVGAYVVVGSIVAITALFGRLMSTLESAKGRRMQGLASYQGDGHLVILGYTPGRTERLIRELLSDERRTVVLCAWEEQAAEHPMAGDEHVEFVRGDLTDLDVLRRAAPDRAEAVLVDARDDNEAVTLTVAAEQVASGVHTVVTLRDLARSRTVRRIDDTVQCVQWHSLMMVTEELADPGIAEVYAELMTAGGQNSYAVVIPDGPTRTYGEWLRELGERHRSTALAVRDDDGLRVSPDWESPVAAGSTLYYVGPQRLAPDALGTPA; encoded by the coding sequence ATGATCCTGCTGCTCGAACGCCTGCGCCGACGAGCCGGCCGGTCGTCGCCGTGGCTGCTGCCGCTGCTGATCGCGGGCTTCGTCTTCGTGACCGGGTGGGCCGCGATGGCGCTGGCCCAGCCGGGCAGCGAGATCGCCGCCCCGGAGAACTTCTGGTGGTGGTTCGTGGTCACCGCGACCACCGTGGGCTACGGCGACTACTACCCCGAGACCACCGGCGGCCGCCTGGTGGGTGCCTACGTCGTCGTGGGCAGCATCGTCGCCATCACCGCGCTCTTCGGCCGGTTGATGAGCACCCTCGAGAGCGCGAAAGGACGTCGCATGCAGGGACTCGCAAGCTACCAGGGGGACGGGCACCTCGTGATCCTGGGCTACACCCCGGGACGCACCGAGCGGCTGATCCGCGAGCTGCTCAGCGACGAGCGACGCACGGTGGTGCTATGCGCGTGGGAGGAGCAGGCCGCGGAGCACCCGATGGCCGGCGACGAGCACGTGGAGTTCGTCCGCGGCGACCTCACCGATCTCGACGTACTGCGCCGCGCGGCCCCCGACCGGGCCGAGGCGGTGCTCGTCGACGCCCGTGATGACAACGAGGCGGTGACGCTGACCGTGGCGGCCGAGCAGGTCGCGAGCGGAGTGCACACGGTGGTGACGCTGCGCGACCTCGCCCGCAGCCGCACGGTGCGGCGCATCGACGACACCGTCCAGTGCGTCCAGTGGCACTCGCTGATGATGGTCACCGAGGAGCTCGCCGACCCCGGGATCGCGGAGGTCTACGCCGAGCTGATGACCGCCGGCGGGCAGAACTCCTACGCGGTCGTGATCCCCGACGGACCGACACGCACGTACGGCGAGTGGTTGCGCGAGCTGGGTGAGCGGCACCGATCGACGGCGCTCGCCGTACGCGACGACGACGGGCTGCGGGTCAGCCCCGACTGGGAGAGCCCGGTCGCCGCGGGGTCGACGCTCTACTACGTCGGCCCTCAGCGACTCGCACCGGACGCGCTGGGCACGCCGGCGTAG
- a CDS encoding type II secretion system F family protein, whose amino-acid sequence MTPALWGAVLGAVAGLGLVLVVARVATIRRTQLSLRVLPFVRDLPQVGRTPALRVASSSPTSAAAGVFGPILRSAADTVERVLGGSASVRRRLERAGLENSVHDFRVEQVLWGLVGFVLAAGYGLLRALTDPGSAVTSLVLCLIAFAVGVIARDNWLTSQATRRERQILVEFPTLAELLALAVAAGEGPVAALDRVVQRSGGELSRDLAKVLTDIRLGEPVSVAFDRLSASSGLPLVSRFAQGVAVAVERGTPLADVLHAQAADVREAGRRELIESAARKEVFMMVPVVFLVLPVTVLFAFWPGLIGLSLTVP is encoded by the coding sequence GTGACGCCGGCGCTGTGGGGTGCCGTGCTCGGCGCGGTCGCCGGCCTCGGGCTGGTCCTGGTGGTCGCCCGGGTCGCCACGATCCGACGTACCCAGCTCTCGCTGCGGGTCCTGCCGTTCGTCCGCGACCTGCCCCAGGTGGGGCGTACGCCGGCACTCCGGGTCGCCTCGTCCTCGCCGACGTCCGCGGCGGCCGGGGTCTTCGGGCCGATCCTGCGCTCGGCCGCCGACACGGTCGAGCGGGTGCTGGGCGGCTCGGCGTCGGTGCGCCGTCGTCTCGAGCGTGCCGGCCTGGAGAATTCCGTGCACGACTTCCGCGTCGAGCAGGTCCTGTGGGGGCTGGTGGGCTTCGTGCTGGCCGCGGGATACGGCCTGCTCCGCGCGCTGACCGACCCCGGCTCGGCGGTCACGTCGCTGGTGCTGTGCCTGATCGCGTTCGCGGTCGGCGTGATCGCGCGGGACAACTGGCTGACTAGCCAGGCCACTCGCCGCGAGCGGCAGATCCTCGTCGAGTTCCCCACCCTGGCCGAGCTGCTCGCTCTCGCCGTCGCGGCCGGCGAGGGGCCGGTCGCCGCGCTGGACCGGGTGGTGCAGCGCTCCGGCGGCGAGCTCTCCCGCGACCTCGCCAAGGTGCTCACCGACATCCGGCTCGGCGAGCCCGTGAGCGTCGCCTTCGACCGGCTGTCGGCCTCCTCCGGGCTGCCGCTGGTCAGCAGGTTTGCCCAGGGGGTCGCGGTCGCCGTCGAGCGCGGCACCCCGCTGGCCGACGTACTCCACGCCCAGGCCGCCGACGTGCGCGAGGCCGGGCGCCGCGAGTTGATCGAGTCCGCGGCCCGCAAGGAGGTGTTCATGATGGTCCCGGTGGTGTTCCTCGTCCTTCCGGTGACCGTCCTGTTCGCCTTCTGGCCGGGGCTGATCGGCCTCAGCCTCACCGTCCCCTGA